Proteins found in one Channa argus isolate prfri chromosome 7, Channa argus male v1.0, whole genome shotgun sequence genomic segment:
- the bola1 gene encoding bolA-like protein 1, which yields MLPSVLRCARPITASLALTRPLANFRAHMDPDSSRPVESAIRTKLANTLQPDHLEVHNESHMHAVPPGSESHFRVLVVSSKFEGLPLIQRHRLVNEALKEELSSCVHALAIQAKTPEQWRSNPTLAKSPACMGGSKGDRTVEDKLKPSH from the coding sequence ATGCTGCCCAGTGTCCTCCGCTGTGCTCGGCCCATCACCGCCAGTCTTGCCTTAACCCGGCCTTTGGCTAACTTCAGAGCACACATGGACCCAGACTCCAGCCGGCCTGTTGAGAGCGCCATCAGAACCAAACTCGCCAACACACTGCAGCCGGATCATTTAGAGGTTCACAATGAAAGCCACATGCATGCTGTGCCCCCCGGCTCTGAATCCCATTTCCGTGTCCTGGTCGTCAGCTCAAAGTTTGAGGGTCTGCCATTGATCCAGCGCCACCGTCTGGTTAATGAGGCTCTAAAAGAGGAGTTAAGTAGCTGTGTTCATGCACTGGCAATCCAGGCAAAAACCCCTGAGCAGTGGAGGAGTAACCCCACCCTGGCTAAGAGCCCAGCATGCATGGGAGGCTCAAAGGGAGATCGCACAGTGGAAGATAAACTCAAGCCTTCACATTAG